In Thermodesulfobacteriota bacterium, a single genomic region encodes these proteins:
- a CDS encoding tyrosine-type recombinase/integrase has translation MNSTTYIIDREKILDLEQRARLIKTCRDKAELDLLHGRETWVKRYMLVDIALFTGLRVAEIANLTIGDINIKAKDPYLIVRKGKRGKKRDVYLDKELVTHIKFFINWKNKTMMEKVDVDCPLFTGRDGKHCAVITLMKSFKRAIEDSNLPLHYSIHSARHTYATFLLHATNNLRYVQKQLGHSKISMTALYADVLPSENGNLANKIRNNNQKYQGTL, from the coding sequence ATGAATTCTACCACTTATATCATAGACAGAGAAAAGATTTTAGACCTAGAACAAAGAGCAAGGCTGATAAAAACATGTCGAGACAAGGCTGAACTGGATTTACTGCATGGTCGTGAAACATGGGTAAAACGTTACATGTTGGTTGATATAGCATTATTTACTGGTTTACGGGTAGCTGAGATTGCTAATTTAACAATCGGTGATATCAATATAAAAGCCAAAGACCCCTATCTAATTGTTAGGAAAGGGAAAAGGGGAAAAAAAAGAGATGTTTATTTGGATAAAGAACTTGTCACACATATTAAGTTTTTTATCAATTGGAAGAATAAGACAATGATGGAAAAAGTTGACGTCGATTGTCCTCTATTTACTGGTAGAGATGGAAAACATTGTGCAGTAATAACCCTGATGAAATCTTTTAAAAGAGCCATCGAAGATTCAAACCTGCCTTTGCATTATTCAATACACAGTGCACGGCATACATACGCAACTTTTTTATTACACGCTACAAACAATCTTAGATATGTTCAGAAACAACTTGGACATAGTAAAATAAGCATGACTGCTTTATATGCAGATGTATTACCATCTGAAAATGGTAACCTAGCTAATAAGATTAGAAACAATAATCAAAAATATCAGGGAACGCTGTGA